The following proteins are co-located in the Lagopus muta isolate bLagMut1 chromosome 11, bLagMut1 primary, whole genome shotgun sequence genome:
- the LOC125698700 gene encoding guanylate-binding protein 1-like isoform X2, protein MKWLQEEKRCIQQPWVSWALWLCCPCPQWPARCQALSAKCCSMLELLSPPAVPAVNPPIWYRSCDFSELSRIPGISIPGKEEKKGKIKDTGCGGWGGARPGFTIYCSFQSVITAGSSTTMDAPMLPMPAPLCLVTNKDSVLSLDRRALAVLRSVTQPLVVVAIAGLYRTGKSYLMNQLAQKRTGFPLGPTVHAETKGIWMWCLPHPRRQGVTLVLLDTEGLGDPKKDDDDSDAWIFTLAVLLSSTLVYNSIGTIDQRALEQLRLVTELTEHIRVREENDNPTSNFVRVFPCFVWTVRDFTLQLRALSEDEYLDDILRLQTGDGKKAKERNELRSCLRNFFPRRKLFTMERPAADADLQRLEELREDELQPGFRKQVDAFCRYIWEEAPVKVLLGGHQVTGSVLAGLAEKYVAAITSGAVPCVESAVTALARAENSAAVEAAVAEYQRGMEHGLVLPTASRSALVAVHRDCEQRAITLFLSRAFADHERQYHAELVGKLEAAKDEFCRRNEEASEQRCHAVLQELWRDVELRLQNGDYVAPGGAQLFKEDLNRVLEEYKRRPDKGVRAEAVLEVFLREREGLAQVLKATEVQLELAERQREAAAAEAEAAQKAAEAWLEEQRRTMEEHKRQLEQQLKEEQRAWLEEQWRVLEHHKKEYEALVQEGFKREAAAMQELITQLEEEKKNRKRDTRISSALSILAAFLPGAAGKLFNKLRPM, encoded by the exons ATGaagtggctgcaggaggagaagcgCTGCATCCAGCAGCCATGGGTGTCATGGGCACTGTGGTTGTGCTGTCCCTGCCCTCAGTGGCCAGCTAGGTGTCAGGCACTGtcagcaaagtgctgcagcatgctggAGCTCTTATCCCCACCAGCAGTCCCTGCAGTGAATCCACCAATATGGTACAGGTCATGTGACTTCAGTGAATTAAGCCGTATTCCGGGAATTAGTATtccaggaaaggaagagaaaaaagggaaaatcaaaGACACAGGATGTGGAGGGTGGGGAGGAGCGAGACCTGGCTTCACTATATATTGCAGTTTCCAGTCTGTGatcacagcaggcagcagcacaaccaTGGACGCTCCGATGCTCCCGATGCCGGCTCCCCTCTGCCTGGTGACCAACAAGGACAGCGTGCTGTCCCTCGACCGCAGGGCGCTGGCAGTGCTGCGCAGTGTCACCCAGCCCCTGGTGGTGGTGGCCATCGCTGGGCTGTACCGCACTGGGAAGTCCTACCTGATGAATCAGCTGGCGCAGAAACGCACTG GCTTCCCGCTGGGCCCCACGGTGCATGCGGAGACCAAGggcatctggatgtggtgccTGCCCCACCCGCGCCGGCAGGGAGTGACCTTGGTGCTGCTGGACACCGAGGGGTTGGGAGACCCCAAAAAG GATGACGATGACAGCGACGCCTGGATCTTCACGCTGGCGGTGTTGCTCTCCAGCACCCTGGTGTACAACAGCATTGGCACCATTGACCAGCGGGCACTGGAGCAGCTGCG GCTGGTAACGGAGCTGACAGAGCACATCCGTGTGCGGGAGGAGAACGACAACCCAACATCCAACTTTGTCCGCGTCTTCCCGTGCTTCGTCTGGACCGTGCGTGACTTCACACTGCAGCTGCGGGCCCTGAGTGAGGATGAGTACCTGGATGACATACTGCGACTGCAGACCG GGGATGGGAAGAAGGCCAAGGAGCGCAATGAGCTGCGGAGCTGCCTGCGCAACTTCTTTCCCCGCCGCAAGCTGTTCACGATGGAGCGGCCGGCAGCTGATGCAGATCTGCAGCGGTTGGAGGAGCTGCGGGAGGAcgagctgcagccaggcttccGGAAGCAGGTGGACGCCTTCTGCCGGTACATCTGGGAGGAGGCGCCGGTGAAGGTGTTGCTGGGTGGGCACCAGGTGACGGGCAGCG TGCTGGCAGGCCTGGCGGAGAAATACGTGGCGGCCATCACCAGCGGCGCGGTGCCCTGCGTGGAGAGCGCAGTGACAGCGCTGGCACGGGCCGAGAACAGTGCAGCAGTGGAGGCGGCGGTGGCCGAGTACCAGCGGGGCATGGAGCACGGCCTGGTGCTGCCCACAGCCTCACGCAGTGCTCTGGTGGCCGTGCATCGGGACTGCGAGCAACGCGCCATCACCCTCTTCCTGTCCCGTGCCTTTGCCGACCATGAACGCCAGTACCATGCAGAGCTGGTG GGCAAGCTGGAGGCGGCCAAGGACGAGTTCTGCCGGCGCAACGAGGAGGCGTCGGAGCAGCGGTGCCATGCGGTGCTGCAGGAGctttggagggatgtggagctgcGCCTGCAGAATGGGGACTACGTGGCGCCTGGTGGTGCACAGCTGTTCAAGGAGGACCTGAACCGCGTGCTGGAGGAGTACAAGCGGCGGCCCGACAAGGGTGTCAGG GCGGAGGCGGTGCTGGAGGTGTTCCTGCGGGAGCGCGAGGGGCTGGCACAGGTGTTGAAGGCCACTGaggtgcagctggagctggcggAGCGGCAGCGGGAGGCAGCAGCGGCCGAGGCAGAGGCGGCCCAGAAGGCGGCAGAGGCATGGCTGGAGGAGCAGCGGCGCACCATGGAGGAGCACAAACGTCAGCTGGAGCAACAGTTGAAGGAGGAGCAGCGTGCGTGGCTGGAAGAGCAGTGGCGCGTATTGGAGCACCACAAGAAG GAGTATGAAGCACTGGTGCAGGAGGGCTTCAAGCGTGAGGCAGCAGCCATGCAGGAGCTGATCacacagctggaggaggagaagaagaacaGGAAGCGGGACACCCGGATTagctcagctctgagcattTTGGCTGCATTCCTGCCTGGTGCGGCAGGAAAACTTTTTAATAAACTGCGGCCCATGTGA
- the LOC125698700 gene encoding guanylate-binding protein 1-like isoform X1 yields MKWLQEEKRCIQQPWVSWALWLCCPCPQWPARCQALSAKCCSMLELLSPPAVPAVNPPIWYRSCDFSELSRIPGISIPGKEEKKGKIKDTGCGGWGGARPGFTIYCSFQSVITAGSSTTMDAPMLPMPAPLCLVTNKDSVLSLDRRALAVLRSVTQPLVVVAIAGLYRTGKSYLMNQLAQKRTGEQRGKPHAFGGASCGISDSSLPTGFPLGPTVHAETKGIWMWCLPHPRRQGVTLVLLDTEGLGDPKKDDDDSDAWIFTLAVLLSSTLVYNSIGTIDQRALEQLRLVTELTEHIRVREENDNPTSNFVRVFPCFVWTVRDFTLQLRALSEDEYLDDILRLQTGDGKKAKERNELRSCLRNFFPRRKLFTMERPAADADLQRLEELREDELQPGFRKQVDAFCRYIWEEAPVKVLLGGHQVTGSVLAGLAEKYVAAITSGAVPCVESAVTALARAENSAAVEAAVAEYQRGMEHGLVLPTASRSALVAVHRDCEQRAITLFLSRAFADHERQYHAELVGKLEAAKDEFCRRNEEASEQRCHAVLQELWRDVELRLQNGDYVAPGGAQLFKEDLNRVLEEYKRRPDKGVRAEAVLEVFLREREGLAQVLKATEVQLELAERQREAAAAEAEAAQKAAEAWLEEQRRTMEEHKRQLEQQLKEEQRAWLEEQWRVLEHHKKEYEALVQEGFKREAAAMQELITQLEEEKKNRKRDTRISSALSILAAFLPGAAGKLFNKLRPM; encoded by the exons ATGaagtggctgcaggaggagaagcgCTGCATCCAGCAGCCATGGGTGTCATGGGCACTGTGGTTGTGCTGTCCCTGCCCTCAGTGGCCAGCTAGGTGTCAGGCACTGtcagcaaagtgctgcagcatgctggAGCTCTTATCCCCACCAGCAGTCCCTGCAGTGAATCCACCAATATGGTACAGGTCATGTGACTTCAGTGAATTAAGCCGTATTCCGGGAATTAGTATtccaggaaaggaagagaaaaaagggaaaatcaaaGACACAGGATGTGGAGGGTGGGGAGGAGCGAGACCTGGCTTCACTATATATTGCAGTTTCCAGTCTGTGatcacagcaggcagcagcacaaccaTGGACGCTCCGATGCTCCCGATGCCGGCTCCCCTCTGCCTGGTGACCAACAAGGACAGCGTGCTGTCCCTCGACCGCAGGGCGCTGGCAGTGCTGCGCAGTGTCACCCAGCCCCTGGTGGTGGTGGCCATCGCTGGGCTGTACCGCACTGGGAAGTCCTACCTGATGAATCAGCTGGCGCAGAAACGCACTGGTGAGCAGAGGGGGAAACCCCATGCGTTTGGAGGGGCATCTTGTGGGATTTCTGACAGCTCACTGCCCACAGGCTTCCCGCTGGGCCCCACGGTGCATGCGGAGACCAAGggcatctggatgtggtgccTGCCCCACCCGCGCCGGCAGGGAGTGACCTTGGTGCTGCTGGACACCGAGGGGTTGGGAGACCCCAAAAAG GATGACGATGACAGCGACGCCTGGATCTTCACGCTGGCGGTGTTGCTCTCCAGCACCCTGGTGTACAACAGCATTGGCACCATTGACCAGCGGGCACTGGAGCAGCTGCG GCTGGTAACGGAGCTGACAGAGCACATCCGTGTGCGGGAGGAGAACGACAACCCAACATCCAACTTTGTCCGCGTCTTCCCGTGCTTCGTCTGGACCGTGCGTGACTTCACACTGCAGCTGCGGGCCCTGAGTGAGGATGAGTACCTGGATGACATACTGCGACTGCAGACCG GGGATGGGAAGAAGGCCAAGGAGCGCAATGAGCTGCGGAGCTGCCTGCGCAACTTCTTTCCCCGCCGCAAGCTGTTCACGATGGAGCGGCCGGCAGCTGATGCAGATCTGCAGCGGTTGGAGGAGCTGCGGGAGGAcgagctgcagccaggcttccGGAAGCAGGTGGACGCCTTCTGCCGGTACATCTGGGAGGAGGCGCCGGTGAAGGTGTTGCTGGGTGGGCACCAGGTGACGGGCAGCG TGCTGGCAGGCCTGGCGGAGAAATACGTGGCGGCCATCACCAGCGGCGCGGTGCCCTGCGTGGAGAGCGCAGTGACAGCGCTGGCACGGGCCGAGAACAGTGCAGCAGTGGAGGCGGCGGTGGCCGAGTACCAGCGGGGCATGGAGCACGGCCTGGTGCTGCCCACAGCCTCACGCAGTGCTCTGGTGGCCGTGCATCGGGACTGCGAGCAACGCGCCATCACCCTCTTCCTGTCCCGTGCCTTTGCCGACCATGAACGCCAGTACCATGCAGAGCTGGTG GGCAAGCTGGAGGCGGCCAAGGACGAGTTCTGCCGGCGCAACGAGGAGGCGTCGGAGCAGCGGTGCCATGCGGTGCTGCAGGAGctttggagggatgtggagctgcGCCTGCAGAATGGGGACTACGTGGCGCCTGGTGGTGCACAGCTGTTCAAGGAGGACCTGAACCGCGTGCTGGAGGAGTACAAGCGGCGGCCCGACAAGGGTGTCAGG GCGGAGGCGGTGCTGGAGGTGTTCCTGCGGGAGCGCGAGGGGCTGGCACAGGTGTTGAAGGCCACTGaggtgcagctggagctggcggAGCGGCAGCGGGAGGCAGCAGCGGCCGAGGCAGAGGCGGCCCAGAAGGCGGCAGAGGCATGGCTGGAGGAGCAGCGGCGCACCATGGAGGAGCACAAACGTCAGCTGGAGCAACAGTTGAAGGAGGAGCAGCGTGCGTGGCTGGAAGAGCAGTGGCGCGTATTGGAGCACCACAAGAAG GAGTATGAAGCACTGGTGCAGGAGGGCTTCAAGCGTGAGGCAGCAGCCATGCAGGAGCTGATCacacagctggaggaggagaagaagaacaGGAAGCGGGACACCCGGATTagctcagctctgagcattTTGGCTGCATTCCTGCCTGGTGCGGCAGGAAAACTTTTTAATAAACTGCGGCCCATGTGA
- the LOC125698911 gene encoding LOW QUALITY PROTEIN: PHD finger protein 7-like (The sequence of the model RefSeq protein was modified relative to this genomic sequence to represent the inferred CDS: inserted 1 base in 1 codon), with the protein MHMMSEGTQEAAGSSEPACVLCGRVDQDSSIYGHKHEKNGFYFHTFCVIFSTGLCKPGSNSRNACHFEEELIRTIRQGEQTLCFVCGQRGATITCAEPDCDRSFHLSCTSEGECVTQFCDDFRSFCWVHRPHQAVEAAPVQDTTCIICMESMEHSRSYSTMLCPACRHAWFHRACIQVGALPYPMSTARAQQHQARLTLTLXLFLLQEQAMCAGIYCFHCPHCRDRDMFLRDMLTMGIRIPFRRPTWEDNYDYATLGVRHQRCDASDCHYPHGREQEEGDGPWQLLLCSSCAAQGTHRLCSNLSLSTSAWECNTCAGEGIASSTNADSAGPNTTSQQGLGPSQGPTGQESSSSDTTNQAPSGPDHSSQVPELLSRQTQRARTRSRSPLEHRAAETNSQPQRRRRSRSRRPGPAWGRSRSRVPRRARNINRRPH; encoded by the exons ATGCACATGATGTCCGAGGGGACTCAGGAGGCCGCCGGCTCGAGTGAGCCAG caTGCGTGCTCTGTGGCCGAGTGGATCAGGACTCGAGCATATATGGGcacaaacatgagaaaaacGGGTTCTACTTCCATACTTTTTGTGTG ATATTCTCCACTGGTCTTTGTAAACCAGgaagcaacagcagaaatgcatgCCATTTCGAAGAAGAGCTGATACGCACAATCAGGCAGGGAGAGCAGACG CTCTGCTTCGTTTGTGGCCAGCGCGGGGCCACCATCACCTGCGCAGAGCCGGACTGCGACCGCAGCTTCCATCTCTCCTGCACGTCAGAGGGCGAATGCGTCACCCAGTTCTGCGACGATTTCAG gtccttctgctggGTGCATCGTCCACATCAGGCAGTGGAGGCAGCGCCGGTGCAGGACACGACCTGCATCATCTGCATGGAGTCCATGGAGCACAGCAGATCATACAGCACCATGCTGTGCCCAGCCTGCCGACACGCCTGGTTCCACCGGGCTTGCATCCAGGTAGGAGCCCTCCCATACCCCATGAGCACGGCAcgtgctcagcagcaccaggccaGGCTCACACTCACcc ttctgtttctgctgcaggaacagGCCATGTGTGCAGGAATTTATTGCTTTCATTGCCCCCACTGCCGAGACAGAGACATGTTTCTTCGAGACATGCTCACTATGGGGATCCGAATCCCATTCAG AAGACCAACGTGGGAGGACAATTATGACTATGCAACCCTGGGAGTTAGGCATCAGCGCTGTGATGCCAGCGACTGCCATTATCCACATGGCCGGGAACAAGAAGAGGGAGACGG gccctggcagctgctcctctgcagctcctgcgcTGCACAAGGCACCCATCGACTCTGCTCCAACTTGAGTCTGAGCACATCTGCATGGGAGTGCAACACCTGTGCTGGAGAGGGCATCG CCTCCAGCACCAATGCGGACAGCGCTGGCCCCAACACCACCAGCCAGCAGGGACTGGGGCCATCCCAAGGCCCTACaggacaggagagcagcagctctgacacCACCAACCAGGCACCATCGGGACCAGATCACAGCTCCCAGGtgcctgagctgctctccaggcagACACAGCGGGCCAGGACTCGGAGCCGCTCGCCTCTGGAACATCGGGCTGCAGAGACCAACAGCCAGCCCCAGAGACGCCGCAGGAGCCGGTCCAGGCGGCCAGGGCCAGCCTGGGGCCGAAGCCGCTCCCGGGTTCCACGTCGGGCCCGGAACATCAACCGCCGGCCCCACTGA